The Thomasclavelia ramosa DSM 1402 genome includes a region encoding these proteins:
- the miaB gene encoding tRNA (N6-isopentenyl adenosine(37)-C2)-methylthiotransferase MiaB, with protein MKDYSNYFKGPSLNEAKRRSRDEVGRYDDAYHVPGDMVKVGLGKKYYIQTYGCQANERDSETLSGILESMSYQPTTEIKEADVIVLNTCAIRENAEEKVFGKVGYVKNLKKTNPNLIFAMCGCMAQEEVVVNRILEKHPHVDLIFGTHNIHRLPELLKDALYSKEMIVEVWSKEGDVIENAPVRRDNKYKAWVNIMYGCNKFCTYCIVPYTRGKERSRLAKDIIKEVEELVAEGYQEITLLGQNVNSYGKDLGEDYNFSNLLEDVAKTNIPRIRFTTSHPWDFSEDMIKIIAKYDNIMPAIHLPVQSGNNEVLKLMGRRYSREQYLELFHKIKEYIPDCTVTTDIIVGFPNETHEQYLDTLSLYQECEYDLAYTFVYSPRAGTPAAKMVDNVASDEKDQRLYKLNEIVNEKAYKQNQRFLNKIVEVLVEGTSKKDDSMLTGYTRHQKLVNFKGDPKDIGKIIKVKITEAKTWALKGESIES; from the coding sequence ATGAAAGATTATAGTAATTATTTTAAAGGGCCTTCATTAAATGAGGCTAAAAGAAGAAGTCGTGACGAAGTTGGTCGCTATGATGATGCCTATCATGTTCCAGGAGATATGGTCAAAGTTGGACTAGGAAAAAAATATTATATTCAAACATATGGGTGTCAAGCAAATGAACGTGACAGTGAAACTTTATCAGGAATATTGGAAAGTATGTCATATCAACCGACTACAGAAATTAAAGAGGCTGACGTGATTGTTTTAAATACTTGTGCAATTCGTGAAAATGCCGAAGAAAAGGTATTTGGAAAAGTTGGATATGTCAAAAATTTAAAGAAGACTAATCCAAATCTAATTTTCGCAATGTGTGGATGTATGGCTCAAGAAGAGGTTGTTGTTAATCGGATATTGGAAAAGCATCCCCATGTTGATTTGATTTTTGGTACTCACAACATACATCGATTACCTGAGTTATTAAAAGATGCACTTTATAGTAAAGAGATGATTGTTGAAGTTTGGTCTAAAGAGGGCGATGTAATTGAAAACGCACCAGTTAGACGGGACAACAAGTATAAAGCATGGGTAAATATCATGTATGGATGTAATAAATTTTGTACTTATTGTATCGTTCCTTATACACGTGGAAAAGAACGTTCTCGTTTAGCAAAAGATATTATCAAAGAAGTTGAAGAACTGGTTGCTGAAGGCTATCAAGAAATAACGCTTCTTGGGCAAAATGTTAACAGTTATGGTAAAGATTTAGGTGAGGATTATAATTTCTCAAACTTACTTGAGGATGTCGCTAAAACAAATATTCCACGAATTCGTTTTACAACGAGTCATCCTTGGGATTTTAGTGAAGATATGATCAAAATTATTGCGAAATATGATAATATCATGCCGGCAATTCATTTACCAGTTCAATCGGGGAATAATGAAGTATTAAAGTTGATGGGGCGCCGTTATAGTCGTGAACAATATCTAGAATTATTCCATAAGATCAAAGAATATATTCCTGACTGCACAGTCACGACAGATATTATCGTGGGGTTTCCAAATGAAACTCATGAACAATATCTAGATACATTGTCTTTATATCAAGAGTGTGAATATGATTTAGCTTATACATTTGTCTACTCACCTCGGGCAGGAACACCAGCCGCGAAAATGGTTGATAATGTAGCAAGTGATGAAAAAGACCAACGATTATATAAATTGAATGAAATCGTTAATGAAAAAGCGTATAAGCAAAATCAACGTTTCTTAAATAAGATTGTCGAAGTATTAGTTGAAGGAACATCTAAGAAGGATGATTCAATGTTGACTGGGTATACTCGGCATCAAAAATTGGTAAACTTTAAAGGTGATCCTAAAGATAT